The Mycolicibacterium brumae DNA window CGGTGATCGCCGCGACCATCGCCGCGGCGGCGCTGTGGCTGACCCGCCAGCTTCGCCCGCACGGCCGGCAGTGGGCGCGGCTGGCGGTCGTCGCCGGCGGCGTTGTGCTCGGATTCCCGGTGCTGACCGCCTACGCCCTGACCATCACCTCGGCCAGCCACGCCGCGGTGGTGATCGCGGTGCTGCCAGCGGTGACCGCGGTGATGGCCGTGCTGCGGGGCCACGAGCGGCCCGGCCGGCGCTTCTGGATCGCGGCGATCGCCGGCGCCGTCGCCGCGGTGGCCTTCGCGATAGTCCGCGGGGTCGGCACGCCGAGTCTCGGCTGGGCGGATCTGCTGCTGCTCGGCGCGGTCGTGGCGTGTGCGATCGGTTACGCCGAAGGTGGCCTGCTGTCTCGGGAACTCGGTTCCTGGCAGACGATTTCGTGGGCGCTGGTGCTCGCGGCCCCGGTCATGGTGGTGCTCACCGCCGTCGCGGTCATCCAGTTGCCGCCGACGGGTTCGGCGCTGGAGTGGGGCGCCTTCGGCTACCTGGGCGCGGTCTCGATGTTCCTTGGCTTCGTCGTCTGGTACCGCGGGCTGGCCATCGGGCCGATGGCCCAGGTCAGTCAGGTGCAGCTGGCGCAACCGGTGATGACGATCTGTTGGGCGGCGCTGCTGCTGGGCGAACACGTCGACGCCGCAACGGTGCTCGGCGGGGCCGCGGTGATCTGCTGCGCGTTGCTGGCGGTGCGGGCGCGAAACTCCTGACGCGCCACAGCGCCCAGCGCCGCCGGATGTGCTGAGATGGAGAGAGGCCTTGAACGTTTCGGCAGGGAGGTTCATCGTGGCGCATTCCATCGTGATCGGCGCGGGGATGGTGGGTCTGGCCACCGCGTGGCATTTGCAGGAGCGCGGTGTCGAGGTCACCGTCATCGACCGCGCGGGTGTGGCAGCCGGGTCGTCCTGGGGCAACGCCGGCTGGTTGACTCCCGGCAAGGCGATCCCGCTGGCGGACCCGAGCCTGTGGACCTACGGTCCCACCGCGCTGCTGGATCCCGATGCGGCACTGCACGTTCCGCTGCGCGTCGACGTCAACCTGTGGTCGTTCCTGGCGCGTTTCGCCGCGCACGGCACCCGGCGGGCCTGGGACGCCACCATGGCCGCCCTCACCCCGATCGACAAGATCGCGCTGGGCTGCTTCGACGAGCTGTCCGCTGGCGGGGTCCAGGCATGGACCCGGGAGGGCCCGTTTGTGATCGGGTTCGCCCAGCCGTCGGACGCCACCGCGTTCCTGCGGGAGATCGAGGGCGCGCGGCGGCATGGTCAGGACGTGCCGCTCACCCCTCTAGACGATCCGCGCGAGCTGTGCCCGATCCTGTCGGAGCGGGCGACGGCCGCCTACCGGCTGGACGGTCAACGATTCCTCGAGCCGGGGCCGTACCTGGAGGCGCTCGGCGAGTCGGTGGTCGAGCGCGGGGCGAATCTGCGGGTCGGCGCCGCGGTCACCACCGTCGTCGGCGGTCCGCATCCGGCCGTCGTGCTGGCCACCGGGGAGCGGCTGGAGGCCGACTCGGTGGTCGTCGCCACCGGCGCGTGGCTGCCGAAACTGGCGCGCGGGCTCGGGGTGCGCACCCGCGTGCAGGCCGGTCGCGGCTACTCGTTCACCGTGAAAACCGATGTGCCGGTTGAGCATCCGCTGTACCTGCCCAAGCAGCGCATCGCCTGCACCCCGTATCAGGGGCGGTTCCGGATCGCCGGGACCATGGAGTTCCGTCGGCCCGACGAGCCGCCGCAGCCGCGCCGGATCCAGGCAATCGTCAACCAGGTTCGGGAACTGCTGACCGGGGTGGACCTCGACGATCGGCACGACGAATGGGTGGGCTCGCGTCCGGTCACCCCGGACGGGCTTCCGCTGGTGGGCGCGACCCGATCGCCCGGGGTGTTCGTCGGTGGGGGACACGGGATGTGGGGCATCGTGCTGGGTCCGGCGACCGGGAAGATGCTGGCCAAACAGATCGTCACCGGGGAAGTGGACCCGACCATCGCCCCGTTCGACCCGCTGCGCTGAGGGGCTGGACACGGCGATCGCTGCGGCGCGGACGGGCGGTACGATCAATGCCGTCGCGGGCGTGCTGAAATTGGCAAACAGGACGGTTTTAGGTGCCGTTGCTCGAAAGAGTTTGTGGGTTCGAGTCCCACCGCCCGCACTACGCGCCGTCTCAACCGCAGGCGCAGAACTCGTTGCCCTCCGGATCGCGCATCACCCACCAGCGACCCGCGGGCCCCTGATCCACAAGCCCCACCCGCGTCGCGCCGAGTTGCTCAAGGCGCAGGACCAGGGCGTCGAGGTCCCCGCCGTCGTCGTGCACATCGATGTGCAGGCGGTTCTTGCCCGCTTTCGGCTCCGAAATCTGCTGGAACAGGATCCGGCGGCCGTGCCCCACGCCGCTGAACGCGTCGAACGGGTCATGGGGATGCCGGACCGCCGCGAGACCCGCGAACCGCTTGCCGCCGCCGTGCTCGGCCACCGCGGACTCCGGTAGCTGCCGCTCCGAGAGCAGGTGCTCGATCAGCGCGCTGGGGTCCTCGACCTGGTAGCCCAGCGCGTGCGCCCAGAAATCGGCGATCGCGTTGGCATCCGTGCAGTCGATGACCAGCTTCCAGTGCAGCGCC harbors:
- a CDS encoding DMT family transporter; its protein translation is MRIEDSATLIVSHPLSTRPTGLWWGLLGVFAFSFTVPFTRIAVSGGGMSPLFVGAGRAVIAATIAAAALWLTRQLRPHGRQWARLAVVAGGVVLGFPVLTAYALTITSASHAAVVIAVLPAVTAVMAVLRGHERPGRRFWIAAIAGAVAAVAFAIVRGVGTPSLGWADLLLLGAVVACAIGYAEGGLLSRELGSWQTISWALVLAAPVMVVLTAVAVIQLPPTGSALEWGAFGYLGAVSMFLGFVVWYRGLAIGPMAQVSQVQLAQPVMTICWAALLLGEHVDAATVLGGAAVICCALLAVRARNS
- a CDS encoding NAD(P)/FAD-dependent oxidoreductase, which produces MAHSIVIGAGMVGLATAWHLQERGVEVTVIDRAGVAAGSSWGNAGWLTPGKAIPLADPSLWTYGPTALLDPDAALHVPLRVDVNLWSFLARFAAHGTRRAWDATMAALTPIDKIALGCFDELSAGGVQAWTREGPFVIGFAQPSDATAFLREIEGARRHGQDVPLTPLDDPRELCPILSERATAAYRLDGQRFLEPGPYLEALGESVVERGANLRVGAAVTTVVGGPHPAVVLATGERLEADSVVVATGAWLPKLARGLGVRTRVQAGRGYSFTVKTDVPVEHPLYLPKQRIACTPYQGRFRIAGTMEFRRPDEPPQPRRIQAIVNQVRELLTGVDLDDRHDEWVGSRPVTPDGLPLVGATRSPGVFVGGGHGMWGIVLGPATGKMLAKQIVTGEVDPTIAPFDPLR
- a CDS encoding VOC family protein; protein product: MALHWKLVIDCTDANAIADFWAHALGYQVEDPSALIEHLLSERQLPESAVAEHGGGKRFAGLAAVRHPHDPFDAFSGVGHGRRILFQQISEPKAGKNRLHIDVHDDGGDLDALVLRLEQLGATRVGLVDQGPAGRWWVMRDPEGNEFCACG